One Nocardia iowensis DNA window includes the following coding sequences:
- a CDS encoding MarR family winged helix-turn-helix transcriptional regulator: protein MAHTDNHRRAAGNAWSALLRVHAQLVPRIDADLRKSTGLPLAWYDVLLELDGIPPLRMTDLGERVVLSRTRVSRLVTELETAGLVTREANPDDGRSAFVAITAAGSTRLREAAPRYHAGIEERFAGKLEPDELQALTRTLSKILGPTDIS from the coding sequence GTGGCACACACCGACAATCACCGCCGCGCAGCAGGCAACGCCTGGTCCGCGCTGCTGCGCGTACACGCGCAGCTGGTGCCCCGAATCGATGCCGACCTGCGCAAATCCACCGGACTCCCGCTCGCGTGGTACGACGTCCTCCTGGAGCTCGACGGCATCCCTCCGCTGCGCATGACCGATCTCGGCGAACGCGTAGTCCTCAGCCGCACCCGCGTCAGCCGTCTGGTCACCGAACTGGAGACGGCCGGATTGGTCACCCGCGAAGCCAACCCCGACGACGGCAGATCCGCCTTCGTCGCCATCACCGCCGCCGGAAGCACCCGCCTGCGCGAAGCCGCCCCGCGCTACCACGCAGGCATCGAAGAACGCTTCGCCGGCAAACTCGAACCCGACGAACTGCAGGCGCTCACTCGAACCCTCAGCAAGATCCTCGGCCCGACAGACATTTCCTAG